A section of the Streptomyces sp. V3I8 genome encodes:
- a CDS encoding N-6 DNA methylase: MLPKDTTGQLAIEVPAQKPKKRTRAELQSAIKSARDIMRKDAGLNGDLDRLPQLTWILFLRAFDVCVEAEREAEFLDYERAIQSPYDWESWGEKTDFTGPEFLDFVNGKLLPYLRELSGDEEGDPRNVISTIFQDVNNRMLSGTLLRDLVNVVNGIEFESADDIHTMAFVYESILKEMRDAAGDSGEFYTPRPVIRFMVEQSFLKLDESILDPACGTGGFLVEAYDKLKDRPRSREELSELHHNIRGMEKKPLPYLLGTMNLLLHGIDAPNVMRTNALRKMREESSPKHRVNVVLTNPPFGGEEEKSVAAAFDSAGVGTHETAWLFLYSVIERLKPGGRCAIVLPNGVLFGSGVGAKIKRKLMRECNLHTIVRLPQGVFAPYTQIPANLLFFEKAGQTKETWFYEIPLPEGRRGYSKTKPMEYEAFADCAKWWGGENRVGRTANEHAWKVDANEIQASGFNLDLINPDTDDELAHRSPVDIVDDLIRDEQEVLKFLQTLHGKLDVPHSASRDKRRVEVVRIGDVVRLERTPIDVEETESYRVIGMRSFGKGIIRYPSALGSKVSKLNYFTFPSGALILSNIKAWEGAISVTTAVDSAEYIASNRFLAYLPVDDRVNVSYLRHYLLSREGLAKVAAASPGGADRNRTLGRKRFEDIEIPLPSRPAQDEAAEVLDSITNELRGVYAQYVLDMLRPSVLNTALVSSL, from the coding sequence ATGTTGCCGAAGGACACCACCGGCCAACTAGCCATTGAGGTACCCGCGCAAAAGCCCAAGAAGCGAACCCGTGCGGAACTGCAGTCCGCGATTAAGTCGGCACGCGACATCATGCGCAAGGACGCGGGCCTAAACGGCGACCTCGACCGGCTCCCTCAGCTGACGTGGATCCTGTTCCTGCGTGCCTTTGATGTGTGCGTGGAGGCAGAGAGGGAGGCGGAGTTCCTCGACTACGAGCGCGCAATTCAGTCCCCCTATGACTGGGAGAGCTGGGGGGAGAAGACCGACTTCACCGGTCCTGAGTTCCTCGACTTCGTCAACGGAAAGTTGCTCCCGTACCTGCGGGAGTTGAGTGGCGACGAGGAAGGCGATCCCAGGAACGTAATCTCCACGATCTTCCAGGACGTCAACAACCGAATGCTGTCGGGCACGCTGCTGCGTGACCTCGTCAATGTGGTCAACGGCATCGAATTCGAGTCAGCCGACGACATCCACACGATGGCGTTCGTCTACGAGTCGATCCTGAAGGAGATGCGCGATGCCGCCGGTGATTCAGGCGAATTCTACACCCCGCGACCAGTGATCCGATTCATGGTGGAGCAGAGTTTTCTAAAGCTGGACGAGTCTATTCTCGATCCGGCCTGCGGAACGGGCGGCTTCCTCGTGGAGGCGTACGACAAGCTGAAGGATCGTCCGCGTTCACGGGAGGAACTATCCGAACTCCATCACAATATTCGCGGAATGGAAAAGAAGCCGCTCCCGTATCTGCTCGGAACGATGAACCTTCTCCTCCACGGCATTGATGCGCCGAACGTCATGCGCACGAACGCACTGCGTAAGATGCGCGAGGAGAGCAGTCCAAAGCACCGCGTAAACGTTGTACTGACCAACCCTCCTTTCGGTGGCGAAGAAGAGAAGTCAGTAGCAGCAGCTTTTGACTCGGCTGGTGTCGGGACACACGAGACCGCCTGGCTCTTCCTCTACTCGGTGATCGAGCGACTTAAGCCCGGAGGCCGCTGCGCGATCGTCCTTCCAAACGGCGTGCTCTTCGGCAGTGGCGTGGGCGCAAAGATCAAGCGGAAGTTGATGCGCGAGTGCAACCTCCACACGATCGTGCGCCTTCCGCAGGGCGTCTTCGCCCCATACACGCAGATCCCTGCGAATCTACTTTTCTTCGAGAAGGCCGGGCAAACCAAGGAGACCTGGTTCTACGAGATCCCATTGCCGGAAGGCCGGCGAGGCTACAGCAAGACGAAGCCGATGGAGTATGAAGCGTTCGCCGACTGTGCAAAATGGTGGGGAGGGGAAAATCGGGTAGGGCGTACCGCCAATGAACATGCCTGGAAGGTCGACGCAAACGAAATCCAGGCGTCGGGTTTCAATCTCGATCTAATCAATCCAGACACCGACGACGAACTGGCCCATCGCTCGCCAGTGGACATTGTGGATGATCTGATCAGAGACGAGCAAGAGGTCTTGAAATTCTTGCAGACCCTTCACGGGAAGCTAGATGTCCCACATTCCGCATCAAGAGATAAGCGTCGGGTGGAAGTTGTCCGCATCGGCGATGTTGTGCGACTGGAACGTACGCCAATTGATGTCGAAGAGACGGAATCCTATCGCGTCATCGGCATGCGCTCCTTCGGGAAGGGGATCATTCGCTACCCGAGCGCACTCGGCTCAAAGGTTAGCAAGCTAAACTACTTCACTTTCCCGTCAGGTGCGCTCATTTTGAGTAACATCAAGGCATGGGAAGGGGCAATTAGTGTCACTACAGCAGTTGATTCTGCAGAGTACATCGCATCCAATAGATTCTTGGCCTATCTCCCAGTGGATGATCGGGTTAATGTAAGCTACCTGCGCCATTACCTGCTATCTCGTGAAGGGCTGGCGAAAGTCGCAGCCGCCTCTCCCGGAGGCGCGGATCGTAATCGCACGCTAGGGCGTAAGCGTTTCGAAGATATTGAGATCCCGCTACCTTCCCGTCCTGCGCAGGATGAGGCGGCGGAAGTACTCGACTCGATTACCAATGAGTTGAGGGGGGTATATGCGCAATATGTACTCGACATGTTGCGGCCGTCTGTCCTCAACACCGCTCTTGTCTCAAGCCTGTGA
- a CDS encoding DUF262 domain-containing protein, with product MTVVDRVLEGDVVLPKFQRNFVWTRQQILDLLDSVARNYPIGSILLWQSTEQLASERTVAGLVVGEHRHGYPVNYILDGQQRLATICGALHWSPDNDPESNWNIVYDLEAQLFRHTDTLEDPLPHLIPVRLLANGFAFANRASKLGSTELQERAEGLYNRFSNYQVAVVTLRGMPSTEVAKVFERINSTATPLTVVDLMRAATWSPEFDLKDEIDELLEVLSRKQYGKVDTKTMLRTISAAAGFGFSREDMNQLRNLSKDELEAAVKAAAEASKLAVDFLTTHVRTPRATALPYYNQFAVLVEIFRQVPKATAAQYDAIERWFWLTASGEYFKGWNARQMSDDREAVLGFAEGRTDEIEVSAGVPRSVLWRRNQFRATNAPSKLLGLMLAEAHPLDLRNGRRIDTDKALSWQNDKEFHHFFPKSFLKKQGLNISQANVCANLVMLSSVSNIAISDQPPSVYLKDLCETQGMDTIRTRLVSCLIDDAAFEAALQDDYEGFLRARSETLHNRLMELIGSSAASAQQRVTIPDDGESGTGNTDEPVDRDSAD from the coding sequence GTGACCGTGGTCGACCGAGTGCTGGAGGGTGATGTTGTACTGCCGAAGTTCCAGAGGAACTTCGTTTGGACCCGGCAGCAGATCCTCGACCTGCTCGATTCAGTGGCACGCAACTACCCCATCGGAAGCATCCTGCTGTGGCAGAGCACGGAGCAACTCGCGAGCGAGCGCACGGTCGCCGGCCTGGTCGTCGGTGAACACCGGCACGGATACCCGGTCAACTACATCCTTGATGGGCAGCAGCGTCTAGCGACAATCTGCGGCGCATTGCACTGGAGCCCCGACAACGACCCTGAGAGCAACTGGAATATCGTTTACGACCTCGAAGCGCAGCTGTTCCGGCATACAGACACGCTGGAGGACCCACTCCCGCACCTGATCCCGGTCCGGCTGCTCGCCAACGGCTTCGCCTTCGCCAATCGCGCTTCGAAACTCGGCTCCACAGAGCTGCAGGAACGCGCAGAGGGACTGTACAACCGATTCTCGAACTATCAGGTCGCCGTCGTCACGCTGCGGGGCATGCCATCTACCGAGGTAGCCAAGGTCTTCGAGCGGATCAACAGCACAGCGACCCCCCTCACCGTCGTCGACCTCATGCGGGCCGCAACCTGGAGCCCGGAGTTCGATCTCAAGGATGAGATCGACGAACTGCTCGAAGTCCTGAGCCGGAAGCAGTATGGCAAGGTCGACACGAAGACGATGCTACGGACGATTTCAGCGGCGGCAGGGTTCGGATTCTCTCGTGAGGATATGAACCAGCTGCGGAACCTCAGCAAGGACGAGCTGGAAGCAGCGGTGAAGGCCGCTGCCGAAGCATCCAAGCTCGCGGTCGACTTCCTGACCACGCATGTCCGCACTCCACGCGCTACTGCCCTGCCCTACTACAACCAGTTCGCGGTCCTGGTGGAGATCTTCCGCCAGGTGCCGAAGGCTACGGCGGCCCAATACGACGCCATCGAGCGCTGGTTCTGGCTCACCGCCAGCGGCGAGTACTTTAAGGGCTGGAACGCCCGACAGATGTCGGACGACCGCGAAGCGGTACTCGGCTTCGCCGAGGGCCGGACCGATGAAATCGAGGTCAGTGCGGGCGTGCCGCGCAGTGTTCTGTGGCGCCGCAATCAGTTCAGGGCCACGAACGCCCCGTCGAAGCTGCTGGGCCTCATGCTCGCCGAGGCCCACCCGCTGGACCTCCGCAATGGTCGCCGGATCGACACGGACAAGGCGCTTTCCTGGCAGAACGACAAGGAGTTCCACCACTTCTTCCCGAAATCGTTTCTGAAGAAGCAGGGGCTCAACATCAGCCAGGCCAACGTCTGCGCCAATCTGGTCATGCTGAGTTCCGTATCAAACATCGCCATCAGCGACCAGCCGCCCTCGGTCTACCTCAAGGATCTGTGCGAGACTCAAGGTATGGACACGATCCGTACACGGCTGGTCTCCTGCCTGATCGACGACGCCGCCTTCGAGGCTGCGCTGCAGGACGACTACGAAGGGTTCCTCCGCGCTCGTTCCGAGACTTTGCATAACCGCTTGATGGAGCTCATCGGCTCGTCCGCTGCCAGCGCTCAACAGCGCGTGACCATTCCCGACGACGGCGAGAGCGGCACCGGCAATACCGACGAGCCGGTTGACCGGGACTCCGCGGACTGA
- a CDS encoding UPF0758 domain-containing protein → MRVIDMPAADRPRESLWLHEAEALADRELLVLLLGSGIPGQDAVQLAGELLASHGGLGGLAQADPQTLVKLLGMGQAKAVRVAAAFQLARRL, encoded by the coding sequence ATGCGGGTTATAGACATGCCAGCGGCCGACCGACCTCGAGAGAGCCTCTGGCTGCACGAAGCGGAGGCGCTCGCCGACCGTGAACTGCTCGTACTCCTTCTGGGCTCGGGCATTCCAGGACAGGACGCGGTTCAACTGGCGGGCGAACTCCTGGCATCACACGGTGGTCTCGGCGGCCTAGCTCAGGCCGACCCACAAACCCTTGTGAAGCTCCTGGGAATGGGGCAGGCGAAAGCGGTACGTGTCGCGGCGGCCTTCCAACTGGCCCGCCGCCTGTAG
- a CDS encoding JAB domain-containing protein: MHSPGRIITTADLAAVSAPLLRGLCHERAIVVACDASGKVIRITRLTDGTTDRSLVPVRDTLALALTVGGTSFGVAHNHPSGSPDPSASDRRVTDRLREAAEAVGLRFLDHVVVTDRARRRVTGLRQERC, translated from the coding sequence CTGCACAGCCCTGGCCGAATCATAACCACAGCCGACCTCGCCGCGGTCTCCGCACCCCTGCTGCGCGGGCTATGCCACGAGCGCGCAATCGTCGTGGCCTGTGACGCGTCCGGTAAGGTAATCCGAATCACCCGCCTGACCGACGGCACCACGGACCGCAGTCTGGTCCCGGTCCGTGACACCCTCGCGTTGGCCCTGACAGTCGGCGGAACGTCCTTCGGCGTGGCCCACAACCACCCCTCGGGTAGCCCCGATCCGAGCGCGTCCGACCGCCGGGTGACCGACCGCCTGCGGGAGGCAGCGGAGGCGGTCGGTCTACGATTCCTTGATCACGTTGTCGTGACAGATCGCGCCCGACGCCGTGTCACAGGCTTGAGACAAGAGCGGTGTTGA